The following coding sequences are from one Capsicum annuum cultivar UCD-10X-F1 chromosome 3, UCD10Xv1.1, whole genome shotgun sequence window:
- the LOC107862678 gene encoding cytochrome P450 94B3-like, translated as MFLSLFLFFILGFLSLSLKFTPIYGPSSYPILGCLVSFYKNRHRLLDWYTQLLSESPTQTILVQRFGAPRTIITANPSNVEYILKTNFTNYPKGKPFTEILGDFLGRGIFNVDGEQWSAQRKLASHEFSTKSLREFVVKTLEDVVETRLVPLLNHAAECGKVLDLQDVLRRFAFDTICKVSLGTDPHCLEDLSHVPILVDSFDTASRACAMRGMAPVYAIWKSKRALNLGSEKTLKENVKRVHCCINDIIEKKKQTINENGENSKNMDLLSRLLIAGHEDEVVRDMVISFLMAGRDTTSSALTWLFWLTTNHHDVKNKMINEITSINNGDKALEFDELKEMKYLQACLNESMRLYPPVAWDSKHAAKDDILPDGTRVQKGNRVTYFPYGMGRMEEIWGKDRLEFKPNRWIDENGELKSVCPYKFPVFQAGPRVCLGKEMAFTQMKYVLASVLRRFEIKPVNAENPVFVPLLTAHMVGGLNVRIYHCNS; from the coding sequence AtgtttctttctctctttcttttcttcattttagggtttctttctttgTCCCTAAAATTTACTCCCATTTATGGCCCTTCCTCTTACCCCATTCTTGGATGCCTTGTTTCCTTCTACAAAAATCGTCATCGGCTATTAGATTGGTACACTCAACTTTTATCTGAGTCCCCCACACAAACCATTTTAGTTCAGCGCTTCGGTGCCCCTCGAACTATAATCACTGCCAATCCGAGTAACGTTGAGTACATTCTCAAAACGAACTTTACTAACTATCCAAAGGGGAAGCCGTTTACGGAGATTCTAGGGGATTTTCTTGGCCGTGGAATCTTCAACGTGGACGGGGAGCAGTGGAGCGCACAGCGCAAATTGGCTAGCCATGAGTTCAGCACAAAGTCATTGAGGGAGTTCGTGGTCAAAACTCTAGAAGATGTAGTCGAAACCAGGCTCGTTCCTTTGCTGAACCATGCTGCTGAATGTGGCAAAGTGTTGGACTTGCAAGACGTGCTTAGGCGTTTCGCCTTCGACACTATTTGCAAGGTGTCCCTCGGCACTGACCCACATTGCTTGGAGGATCTCTCCCACGTGCCAATTCTCGTTGATTCATTTGACACTGCTTCTCGAGCGTGTGCCATGCGCGGGATGGCTCCTGTGTATGCAATTTGGAAAAGCAAGAGAGCGCTCAATTTAGGATCTGAGAAGACGCTGAAGGAGAATGTGAAACGCGTTCATTGTTGCATCAACGACATCATTGAGAAAAAGAAACAAACGATCAATGAAAACGGAGAGAACAGCAAGAACATGGATCTCCTCTCCAGATTATTAATCGCAGGACACGAAGATGAAGTAGTGAGAGATATGGTCATAAGTTTTCTCATGGCTGGAAGAGATACAACTTCTTCCGCATTAACATGGCTTTTCTGGCTCACTACCAATCACCACGACGTCAAAAACAAAATGATCAACGAAATAACGTCGATCAACAATGGCGATAAGGCGCTAGAATTCGATGAACTAAAAGAGATGAAGTACTTGCAAGCATGCTTGAATGAATCAATGAGGCTTTATCCGCCAGTGGCTTGGGACTCAAAGCACGCAGCTAAAGACGACATTTTGCCAGACGGTACAAGGGTTCAAAAAGGAAATAGAGTTACATACTTCCCGTACGGAATGGGCCGGATGGAGGAGATTTGGGGAAAAGACCGGCTAGAATTTAAACCGAACCGTTGGATCGACGAAAATGGAGAACTGAAAAGTGTTTGTCCATATAAATTTCCAGTGTTTCAAGCAGGTCCAAGGGTGTGTTTGGGTAAAGAAATGGCATTCACGCAGATGAAGTATGTGTTGGCTTCGGTTCTGAGGCGGTTCGAGATTAAACCGGTAAATGCAGAAAACCCGGTTTTTGTGCCTCTTTTGACTGCACATATGGTTGGTGGTTTGAATGTGAGAATATATCATTGTAATAGCTAG